One Edaphobacter lichenicola DNA window includes the following coding sequences:
- a CDS encoding ATP-grasp domain-containing protein — MLQPYRDRFNAQFTSAGYEDLLAQLNRRTRTTIDFRVAETPCFFPSSLMQELAQTGAQLTHQLLDNPAYLQASEQCVPAQYRMPNQNPQPNFMTVDFGLTRNPDGTLSPKLVELQAFPSIYGYQDILSRQYLATYNLDPALTWHLGGLNEQTYWQLLSKIILNHHASENVVLLEIDPDHQKTLPDFHIYEDKLGIATVDITTLIKRGNRLFYHRNGRDIPIHRIYNRAIVDELERKQISLPFDYRDDLQVEWAGHPNWYFRISKFSLPYLDHPSVPKAVFLNDWDARRTSAGLPLDLPEDRQKLLLKPLYSFAGKGIQFAPTDDDLNAIAPDQRHLYLLQQRIAFEPVIQTPHGPTQAEIRIMYLWPDGEALQPAIALVRLGRGLMMGVDHNRNQLWVGSSAALCPPV, encoded by the coding sequence ATGCTGCAGCCCTATCGCGACCGCTTCAACGCGCAGTTCACCTCAGCCGGATACGAAGACCTCCTCGCCCAGCTGAACCGCCGCACCCGAACCACCATCGACTTCCGCGTCGCCGAAACCCCCTGCTTCTTCCCCAGCTCCCTCATGCAAGAGCTCGCCCAGACCGGCGCCCAGCTCACCCACCAGCTCCTCGACAACCCCGCCTACCTGCAGGCCTCCGAGCAGTGCGTCCCCGCGCAGTACCGCATGCCCAACCAGAACCCGCAGCCCAACTTCATGACCGTAGACTTCGGCCTGACGCGCAACCCCGACGGCACCCTCAGCCCAAAGCTCGTCGAACTCCAGGCCTTCCCCTCCATCTACGGCTATCAGGACATCCTCTCCCGCCAGTACCTCGCAACCTACAACCTCGACCCCGCGCTCACCTGGCACCTCGGCGGCCTCAACGAGCAGACCTACTGGCAGCTCCTCAGCAAAATCATCCTCAACCACCACGCCTCCGAAAACGTAGTCCTCCTCGAGATCGACCCCGACCACCAGAAGACCCTCCCCGACTTCCACATCTACGAGGACAAGCTGGGCATCGCCACCGTCGACATCACCACCCTCATCAAACGCGGCAACCGCCTCTTCTACCATCGCAACGGCCGCGACATCCCCATCCACCGCATCTACAACCGCGCCATCGTCGACGAGCTCGAGCGCAAGCAGATATCTCTCCCCTTCGACTACCGCGACGACCTCCAGGTCGAGTGGGCCGGCCATCCCAACTGGTACTTCCGCATCAGCAAGTTCTCGCTCCCCTATCTCGACCACCCCTCCGTCCCCAAGGCCGTCTTCCTCAACGACTGGGACGCCCGCCGCACTTCCGCCGGCCTCCCCTTAGACCTTCCCGAAGACCGCCAAAAGCTCCTCCTCAAGCCCCTCTACTCCTTCGCAGGGAAGGGAATTCAGTTCGCCCCCACCGACGACGACCTCAACGCCATCGCACCCGACCAGCGCCATCTCTATCTCTTGCAGCAGCGCATCGCCTTCGAGCCCGTCATCCAAACTCCCCACGGCCCCACCCAGGCCGAGATCCGCATCATGTACCTCTGGCCCGACGGCGAAGCCCTCCAACCCGCCATCGCTCTCGTCCGCCTCGGACGCGGTCTTATGATGGGCGTCGACCACAATCGCAACCAGTTATGGGTAGGCAGTTCCGCCGCCCTGTGCCCGCCGGTGTAA
- a CDS encoding PilZ domain-containing protein — translation MAQWQMPNGENPVRTAVRFPMRLPIRVLTENGELEAMTENISANGLLFVSDQLPRVDSRIEFTIAMPAAVMGAANDVTIHCIGRVVRHYLQNGTKKAAAVIDEYSLKA, via the coding sequence GTGGCTCAGTGGCAGATGCCAAATGGGGAAAATCCAGTTCGCACCGCAGTACGTTTCCCGATGAGACTTCCCATAAGGGTGCTGACAGAGAACGGCGAACTGGAAGCCATGACCGAGAACATCTCGGCCAACGGGCTGCTCTTTGTAAGTGATCAGTTACCGCGGGTGGATAGCAGAATCGAGTTCACGATCGCAATGCCCGCTGCCGTCATGGGTGCCGCAAACGATGTCACCATACACTGCATTGGCCGCGTCGTACGCCACTATTTGCAGAATGGAACGAAGAAAGCCGCCGCTGTGATCGACGAATATTCTCTAAAGGCTTGA
- a CDS encoding response regulator transcription factor yields the protein MTVVNFDPIRSNEDLPEEDSTPSAGIRVILADSQAIYRVGMKKVFALEDDIRVVAQVETLQNLYAALQRYPTDVVLLEGQLISGTIDAIPELVRQAPEAKLIVQVTESDESNTVELYRRGVRGVVPRSISPDLLVKCVRKIAEGETWIDNQSISWVIEAYRSQATSLTDPKVQPKLSKKELAIISCITRGMRNKEIAYQIGTTEQVIKNYLRKVYDKLGVSDRLELALYCLHHELLKKYLVDAEGQMAPHTEPSQPLRAKM from the coding sequence ATGACAGTAGTCAATTTTGACCCAATCCGAAGCAACGAAGACCTGCCGGAAGAGGACTCAACTCCCTCCGCAGGAATTCGTGTCATCCTCGCAGACTCGCAGGCCATCTATCGCGTGGGAATGAAGAAAGTCTTCGCGCTCGAAGACGACATCCGCGTCGTCGCTCAGGTGGAAACGCTCCAGAACCTCTACGCCGCTCTCCAGCGCTACCCCACCGACGTCGTTCTCCTCGAAGGCCAGCTCATCTCCGGAACCATCGACGCCATCCCCGAGCTCGTCCGTCAGGCCCCCGAAGCCAAGCTCATCGTCCAGGTCACCGAATCCGACGAGTCCAACACCGTCGAGCTCTACCGCCGCGGTGTTCGCGGTGTCGTGCCCCGCTCCATCTCCCCCGACCTCCTCGTTAAATGCGTCCGCAAGATCGCAGAAGGTGAGACCTGGATCGACAACCAGTCCATCAGCTGGGTCATCGAGGCCTACCGCTCCCAGGCCACCAGCCTCACCGACCCCAAGGTCCAGCCCAAGCTCTCCAAAAAAGAGCTCGCCATCATCAGCTGCATCACCCGCGGCATGCGCAACAAAGAGATCGCCTACCAGATCGGCACCACCGAGCAGGTCATCAAGAACTACCTGCGCAAGGTCTACGACAAGCTCGGCGTCTCCGACCGGCTCGAGCTGGCTCTCTACTGCCTCCACCACGAGCTGCTGAAAAAATATCTCGTCGACGCCGAAGGTCAGATGGCCCCCCACACCGAGCCCTCGCAACCCCTCCGCGCCAAGATGTAA